TTACAAATATTGCTTTGGCTCACAGAGGACAATTTACTGATCTAATACTGATTACCACCGAAATTATTTGCAACTTGGTATTTACAAGTATGTACAGAGAGAACGCAAGTGAAAAATGCAGTGTCCCGACATCGGGCGTGCACTGCTGGTTGCATAGATCGCCACGATGTTGGGCGCCAAGTATTGTTCTACAGCAGCTGTAAAATCTGATATTTACAAAACGCGAAACTCAACAATATCAAacgtttcttttaaaattaatctaaTCTAAGTTTAGAGCGATCACAGAATATATTTGGAATGAAAGTACTTGATTGACCCCGTTCTGACAGAGAGTCAACGTTACAAAAACactaattattatcaatgatTGAAGCTCGTTTTGCGTGGGCATTGAATTCGAATGAAAATTGATGATATGTCTATAATAAATTCGGAATATCTCTTATTCGCCTACCGATGAatgaaagagaaagagaaattaaaccGCTGAGTCTTCAGGTACGTAACGAAGCTTGAGCCGAAAAGAACGCGACCAACTCAATGCAGGATTACGAAAAAACGTCGTTTATGTACATTGAGCAAGAGAAATCTCATATAAAAGAGTTCCAACCGAACATATTACAAACCTAGAATTAAATTAAGGCCCGAGGAACATTAATTTCTTGAAGGCTTTCCTAAACTCCGGATTGAATATGGTATAGATGACTGGATTCACGAAACTGTTCATGTACCCCAGCCAAGTGGTGAGCAGGAAGGCCGCCACCCCCGGCTGGCACGGCAGATTCAGCTTGCTGCACATCGCGTCCATGATGTTGCACGTGAAGAAGGGGACCCAGCATATCAGGAACACGCCTGGAACACACAGAGGGGAGTCCCCGGCCGGCCCAGCGCCCCACAGCCGCTTACCCAACACAATGGCTAATGTTTTCGTGGCCTTCCTCTCCTTTTTTGCCGACGATTTCTCGCGTTTTTTACGACTCGCTTTGTTCACTTTGTAGATGGTGAATCGGGCCGCTGCAGTCGCTTTGCGCTCTTTTTTGGACCCTGTTGATCTGTCGCGGTCAGATCCCGTATTTATTGTTGATACGACGGTTCTGAAACGCCAAAATTACCATCTACAAAGCccgcaaacaaaaaaaatacgctCGGACTATTTTTTTGGTGGCAGCCCCCGGTTAAGCAACGAAAATGCGGCACATGTAACTTGCCTAAGTTCAGTGTCGAGAGTGGCGCCGTTTCGCTTCGACTGATTTCGATTCCTTTTAGGACTCTCTGGTGCTGTGGTGTCTGGTTGACTTGGGGCATACCCTGAATCGTTGTTTCCGTTTGGGTCAGCTAGAGGCGCTGGTGACGCTAGGCTGGCTACCACGCTTGATATGCTgccaaaataaaagaaatcgTGAAATTTCTAAAGCCGACCAAGTCCAACCACACCAAAACACTGATTTTCCATCAACCGAAACACCACAACCAGGCGATTTTTCGGGTGGTGTTTCGGCtgattattgattatttttttcaggtgTATAAATATGGGAGCTAAGCCGCTAAATAAATACGGgagtaatattttttcgtttcaaagtaaacaatttttaaattgaatttataaatttgaattttcggGGGCGCGTTAATTGCGCTATTTTCGTTACTTGGGGGATGGGGTGCGTTTAATATTTATGTGATCCCTGGGTGGAAAAGACTGTAAGTGTCTACAAGGCAAAAGATGGGGTAAATTAGGTCGTTTCTAATTGATATAACAAACTCTGGATCAAACAAGTCTACGGGGTGTACCAAACACTTACACGTCGTCGTATTTAGGCTTGGTGTTTTTGTGGTTCACTCTGTAAAAAATGCAAGCCGTCAAAAGTTCGTAATTGGAGAAATTCCGGGCCAGTAATAAGAcggagaataaaaaattaaacttccGAATTAAAAAACATCGACGGAGCGGCTAAATACATTTGGTTTCCCCTCTCGGCGGCTTCATGAATAATGTTGTAAAATTCATTTTGGTTTTGCTCGATTTTTGTTTCTAGAGCGAATCTAGTCGAATTAAAGGTATTAACTCTAATTAAATTGTGAATAATACAAGGCGCTCCGAATGATTATGACTGTTTAATGCGACGTGAAGGCTGAAATGTAAAGAAATCTAAATGAGCTTCATTAATTTCGAGAAACCAACTGTGGAGTTTTTAATGTGTACAGCTTACGAGAAATTAATGGGAAACATTTGAGGGGCGGATTCTTCCCGCTTTTTGACCACAATGCCTATATTACATGTGGCACCTCAATAACGCTTTAAAAGCCAGCAATTAGCATAAAAAAGCccaaacacaataaaaataattttacggATTTTCCTCCCAACGATATTACTGACTTGTTCATAGATAACTACAAGTAAGtcgcaaatttttaattaaaacagcacaaacaatgaaaaaacagATTCTATCAACGTAATTTTAAACCTTCATCTGTTTTATTgtcaaattttatgaaaatagcTGCACTTTACAAGGAAGTAACATAACAATAAATGTTTGAAGTTTAACGTTTCTCTTCAAATATTTACGTCGAACCTGAAGACATTTCCAGGAAAtagttttaaacaaattccgAATACTTAAAACGCTTGCAAAGAATAGCGATATTTTATTCATCTGTTTACAAGCTAAAATCTTTCCGGCGTATCCTAGCTGAACAGAACAAAGTGCGCTGATCTTAATCCCCTCAACATtttcataattcaaaaaactcgCATTCCTTTATAACAGTCCTCTCTCGACCGCATCCCTTAAGCtgtgattaattaaaacaaagaaaacCGTTAAAAAATGGAGCCATAAATCGTGAAATACGCTCAGTGGCACCTCTGAGGAAATGCAGGATGCAATAACAGTAAGATGGAAATGTAATTCGATTAAAGACTCACGCGGCTTCTTCGACTACCGTTGCTAAAATGAATTCAGTGCTCTTGTCGTTTGATATGACGTGACAGTCGGCTTCGGCCCCTTCTTCGTCCTCGTCCCCCGAGCCCGAGCCGGTGTTGGTGGCCTGCTCTTCGATGGTGGCTGGACCGAGGGTCGTTTCGGCCAAACGTCTGGTGTTCGCCACGTTCTCTATCACAGATCCGGGCTTGATTTCGGAAGGGAGCGGCTTGCGGTTGAGACGTGCCTGGATCGCACGGTTCCTCAGCGCCTGCAAAAACGGCTCTCACTTACGccaagaaagcaaaaattcAGTCaatataaaaatggtggatgcgccgggcaaaacCCCATTTTCACAGTGAAGATGTAAAAATTGCAACCAAGTCGCAACTGtggcttttttctttttttaaaaagcagGAAAGAGGCTTGGGTTGTGTGAGAACAGCCTGAATTGGAGCATTTGTTCGTCATAATTtcccaaatttaaaataaatttctgatTAAGTGAAAGTTTTTGTGGCGTTCTTTTGAGTTTCGGTTTCATGAGTGATTACCTGGGGGCTATGAGAGGGAAGCCCGCTTGGCATAATAGAAGTTTGCTCGTGTATATTGAAATAAATGGGTGAACAGGTTACTCCAAACGAATAAAGAAGTGAAACTAAATAGAGCCGATCCGGGCGGCTTTTAATTggatgaaattttgcatgtgAATGGAGGTGAAACGAGGATTTGTATTGAGAGTCGCGATCTGTGATTGAAATCGCGCTCAGCAGGTTGGGAAATACCTGCATTTCTTACCttaaatatattataataaaggaAAACCATGATGATACAGGGGATGTAGAAGGAGGAAAGGCTGGAATAGATGATAAAATCGCTATTGTAGAATAGGCACGCATCTGCTACACGATCGGGGGTGTTGTTCAAGCCGAGGACGATGGGGGAGCCGATGGCCGCCGAGATCATCCACACAAGGGCGATGGTTAACCACACTCTTCGGTTGTTCTTGTGCTTGGCGTATTTTATCGGCTGCGTCACGGCGATGTACCTGAAATAAGCACGACAATATCGGCTTGATTAACTTCAATATGGAGCAATTAGGGTCGTTAGAGGCGAAATTGCGACTTGATGAAATTTTGTCCAAGTCACGACGCAAAAACCgtaaacttgaaattttttaattctgtttGAGATTTTAATCAGCCAACTTTCCCCGTCTCTAACGGCGTCACATACACACTTTAGACGAACTTAATGACTTCATTAGGATAAGTGACAGACATCCATATAGCTCCTTGCGGCAATGACTGAAAGCGTGTGCGCTTGAGGATCGATAGGACTTGGCTCAGGTACCTGGCCCCCGAAAGGGGCCGTTGTTAGCCGAAATTGCATATCTAGCTTTATGTGGATATTCAGAATAACAATGCAGAGCTATTATCATTCGCGTGATTGATGAGCCGAGTTTAATTTGCCACAACAAAGGTCGCAATCCCTCAGGGGGCCACTCAACCTGTCTTGCCAAAAATTCATTGGACGCCCAGCTTTTTACCCCGTGTGTTTTGCTGCTGATATCATCGATACAAAATACTCCCGTGTCTTAACCCGACACTCTATCCAGAGATAAAAGCTTACCCGCATGGAAGCGGACTCAAAAATCACCCTCTcgctcaaaatattttattcaaaaagatGGTTAAACAACCATTCGTCAGTCtagttaaaattattacgtgttTACACCACTCGGGAGCAAAATAATCGCAAAACTGAAGTGCTTGCCCTTTTGGGAAATAATAACACAATTTATATTTTCGAATAAAGGagaaaaatgtttgttattgacatatcttaaaaactttCTATTCTGTTGTAACAACTCTTGTAAATTGTTAATTTGTGTCCAACGTGTAATTATGGCCGCtctgaaaaatgtaataaacatCTCAACAAGTCCCACGTCGTCGTATCATCGCAATATCGCACACCACATCCGCTCGTGCcaatttgattaaaatcgtCGGAGAGGATACGTCCCTTCCGTCCTTGCGCCCTCACTCACCTATCTATCGAGATCGCGACCAGGTTGAAGATGGAAGAAGTTGAGCATGTGACGTCCATCGCGATGTAGAAGTCGCAGACGAAGCCCGGCAGTGTCCAAGCCCCATTCACCTGAAAAATAAGCCTTTCTGAATCTGCGTCAATCATCGGCGGCGACTGCCTGCCACGACTAGATACCTCGGGGATTGCGATATTGATTCCCTCGGCTTTGATACCCGATACCTGTATACAACTTTCGGAAAAATATCGCTTTTATGGCGTCATTCGAGCCGCACAAATCCCACGACTACCAAATGCATTTTATTCGACGTAATTGAGGCTCGAGCTGTATGTATGTGGAACACTTGTTATCGGCAAGGAAACGAACTCGCAATATCCCGATTGTCCTTGCGAGATACTGTTTAACGGAGGATAATCCAATTTGCACGTTCCATAAAACAATGCAAGAGACGACGAGAGATTATAACCGAGAAGGTCGACTCTAATTAGGTTCGGGCAAAAGTGCACCAAGGAGACTCAAAAGAATCGCACTTTTGCAGAAATATTACGTTCGGGTGCTAATTATAGACAAATGGTGCGACTGAAAGCCCAATTGTGAGCAAACTAAACCGCAAATAGGCAAAACTGGGTTTGTACTAGCATTCAAATTATTTCGTACAGATGGTGCATAATAAAGGCGGTCCACAAAATGTAAATGCAAGAGGATCCCCATTTACAATTTCGAACCAACACTAGTTACAAACTCAAGCACAGCttctttcataaaaaataacgtttgTTGCCTAAAATAAATCTGTGtgagtttttgcaattaaaattgaataaaacagCGCTCGTGTGTGCTAATGCATTAATTAAGTTTGGTCCGAATTTGGCGTCCGGAGTTGGTACCCCTGTGCGAATTCGTTCGCTATTGATCGAATGTAGTCTAATGCACTCGCTAATAATCGGCACGTGCGGTTACAATTTCCGCTTCCACTTGGCGTAAAAATTTCCTCTGCTTTATCTTCACAGTGTAAATAATCGCAAGTTGTTCGACGCCTAATTAATATGTGGTAGAGCTGGTCGTGTAACAGCAGGTCGGCTCGCCGAAATTTCCCAGGAAGTCGAGCGAATTATTTctgtattattaattaagatGATTTATAATGGACGTCGGCTAATGAGGGCCACGTTTTAATAGCTCTCAGcgactttgtaatttttgcatcGATCCTCACCATCTgaaatagtaattattttaatggaGTCCTTCTTTCGCCGCTCGGCAAACAAGCCTATAACATGTTTATGAAAGCGTTTCGGGGCCTTGTAAACCGTCTCGGTTATCCTTCTCCCGACTCCTTGAACAGAAGGAGAGGGCTATGGAGCCCGGTAACTCCCGCCCTTTGTGCAGGGCTTGATCGCTTTGCACCGGCCTCGGTTAATAGCCGCTGTAATTGAAAATATACCGACAGCGTTCTAATTTATGGCGCCTTGTAAAACGGACCAAATTGGCCTTAGCAGCGCTTTAAAATGCGATCGCAGCGAATCCATCAACTTTGTTTCGCTTAAAGGAAAAGCTAGCGTGTCGAGGAGGCTTATCGGCAGAAAAGGTCATTCTTTGCTATAAATTTATCGGTGATAACCATCGCTAATCTGCCATTAGTGACAGTCGACGACGCTTAATTTTATAAGCCTTTAAATGGCCGCCGCAGCCTTGGCATGTTTACACCGACAACTacacggaaaaggaaaatcTAAGGGGATTTTGCATGCACTATTTCCATAAGTTTTCCAGCGGAACCCGACTGCCATGAGCATTAAAACTCACTTATGCTGCAGGCACACTTATTCAAGcattttttattccagttttattacaaaaaaatatgctaGATTACAAGTTAGTCTCATTTTTACAAAGGACCGCTTTCTACAGCGTGGTAATAACTTTAGACATTTGCATAGCATTTCTCTGATATGCTTCCCATAAATATTACATTTATATACTAGATGCaaatataattatttcggATTTAAGCTTAAAATTTGTGTTCAATTTGCTAATTTTGTTTGCTACCTTTGTTTTGAAAtacaaatgaaataaaatgaaaacaataaaatttaattatatacttttaatttgtttttaattgtttagaAAAACATCCAACAACTATCTACtgagtttttgttttattagtctgtatagtaaaataataaaatgttgtttctGTGCGTATTGTTCAA
The sequence above is a segment of the Tribolium castaneum strain GA2 chromosome 9, icTriCast1.1, whole genome shotgun sequence genome. Coding sequences within it:
- the Dop2R gene encoding dopamine D2-like receptor isoform X2, with the protein product MIPEKMDANASIANATRNSSDPGLDHFMLLFEDIDQFFSHLNLSNDSDYATFERLFNCSSNSSNSSCFGHPEAPGSRNYWALVLVLFPIFTLFGNVLVILSVYRERTLQSATNYFIVSLALADLLVAVVVMPFAVYVLVNGAWTLPGFVCDFYIAMDVTCSTSSIFNLVAISIDRYIAVTQPIKYAKHKNNRRVWLTIALVWMISAAIGSPIVLGLNNTPDRVADACLFYNSDFIIYSSLSSFYIPCIIMVFLYYNIFKALRNRAIQARLNRKPLPSEIKPGSVIENVANTRRLAETTLGPATIEEQATNTGSGSGDEDEEGAEADCHVISNDKSTEFILATVVEEAAVNHKNTKPKYDDVTVVSTINTGSDRDRSTGSKKERKATAAARFTIYKVNKASRKKREKSSAKKERKATKTLAIVLGVFLICWVPFFTCNIMDAMCSKLNLPCQPGVAAFLLTTWLGYMNSFVNPVIYTIFNPEFRKAFKKLMFLGP
- the Dop2R gene encoding dopamine D2-like receptor, producing MIPEKMDANASIANATRNSSDPGLDHFMLLFEDIDQFFSHLNLSNDSDYATFERLFNCSSNSSNSSCFGHPEAPGSRNYWALVLVLFPIFTLFGNVLVILSVYRERTLQSATNYFIVSLALADLLVAVVVMPFAVYVLVNGAWTLPGFVCDFYIAMDVTCSTSSIFNLVAISIDRYIAVTQPIKYAKHKNNRRVWLTIALVWMISAAIGSPIVLGLNNTPDRVADACLFYNSDFIIYSSLSSFYIPCIIMVFLYYNIFKALRNRAIQARLNRKPLPSEIKPGSVIENVANTRRLAETTLGPATIEEQATNTGSGSGDEDEEGAEADCHVISNDKSTEFILATVVEEAAISSVVASLASPAPLADPNGNNDSGYAPSQPDTTAPESPKRNRNQSKRNGATLDTELRQVTCAAFSTVVSTINTGSDRDRSTGSKKERKATAAARFTIYKVNKASRKKREKSSAKKERKATKTLAIVLGVFLICWVPFFTCNIMDAMCSKLNLPCQPGVAAFLLTTWLGYMNSFVNPVIYTIFNPEFRKAFKKLMFLGP
- the Dop2R gene encoding dopamine D2-like receptor isoform X1, with translation MIPEKMDANASIANATRNSSDPGLDHFMLLFEDIDQFFSHLNLSNDSDYATFERLFNCSSNSSNSSCFGHPEAPGSRNYWALVLVLFPIFTLFGNVLVILSVYRERTLQSATNYFIVSLALADLLVAVVVMPFAVYVLVNGAWTLPGFVCDFYIAMDVTCSTSSIFNLVAISIDRYIAVTQPIKYAKHKNNRRVWLTIALVWMISAAIGSPIVLGLNNTPDRVADACLFYNSDFIIYSSLSSFYIPCIIMVFLYYNIFKALRNRAIQARLNRKPLPSEIKPGSVIENVANTRRLAETTLGPATIEEQATNTGSGSGDEDEEGAEADCHVISNDKSTEFILATVVEEAAVNHKNTKPKYDDVISSVVASLASPAPLADPNGNNDSGYAPSQPDTTAPESPKRNRNQSKRNGATLDTELRTVVSTINTGSDRDRSTGSKKERKATAAARFTIYKVNKASRKKREKSSAKKERKATKTLAIVLGVFLICWVPFFTCNIMDAMCSKLNLPCQPGVAAFLLTTWLGYMNSFVNPVIYTIFNPEFRKAFKKLMFLGP
- the Dop2R gene encoding dopamine D2-like receptor isoform X3; protein product: MIPEKMDANASIANATRNSSDPGLDHFMLLFEDIDQFFSHLNLSNDSDYATFERLFNCSSNSSNSSCFGHPEAPGSRNYWALVLVLFPIFTLFGNVLVILSVYRERTLQSATNYFIVSLALADLLVAVVVMPFAVYVLVNGAWTLPGFVCDFYIAMDVTCSTSSIFNLVAISIDRYIAVTQPIKYAKHKNNRRVWLTIALVWMISAAIGSPIVLGLNNTPDRVADACLFYNSDFIIYSSLSSFYIPCIIMVFLYYNIFKALRNRAIQARLNRKPLPSEIKPGSVIENVANTRRLAETTLGPATIEEQATNTGSGSGDEDEEGAEADCHVISNDKSTEFILATVVEEAATVVSTINTGSDRDRSTGSKKERKATAAARFTIYKVNKASRKKREKSSAKKERKATKTLAIVLGVFLICWVPFFTCNIMDAMCSKLNLPCQPGVAAFLLTTWLGYMNSFVNPVIYTIFNPEFRKAFKKLMFLGP